A DNA window from Bacteroidales bacterium contains the following coding sequences:
- the ung gene encoding uracil-DNA glycosylase, with amino-acid sequence MERINPQIAESWKVVLQNEFDADYFAALKQFLFEEKKKHVIYPPGNKIFASFEHTPFWDVKVVILGQDPYHGPGQAHGLCFSVPQGIQKPPSLQNIFKEIHADLGIPVPASGNLEKWARQGVLLINATLTVRVNQAGSHQGKGWERFTDAVIKAISDNLKDVVFLLWGNYAQAKEAIIDTSKHHILKSPHPSPLSASRGFFGCKHFSKTNILLTNAGKHAIDWSL; translated from the coding sequence ATGGAAAGAATAAATCCCCAAATTGCTGAAAGCTGGAAAGTAGTGCTGCAGAATGAGTTTGATGCTGATTATTTTGCAGCATTAAAACAGTTTCTGTTTGAAGAAAAAAAGAAACATGTCATTTACCCTCCCGGGAATAAAATATTTGCCTCTTTTGAGCACACTCCTTTCTGGGATGTTAAAGTAGTAATCCTCGGACAAGACCCCTATCATGGACCAGGCCAGGCACATGGGCTGTGCTTTTCGGTTCCCCAAGGGATACAAAAACCACCATCGTTACAAAACATTTTTAAAGAAATACACGCAGACTTAGGTATCCCAGTGCCAGCATCCGGGAATCTCGAAAAATGGGCAAGGCAAGGGGTTTTGCTTATCAATGCCACTCTCACAGTGAGGGTAAACCAGGCAGGGTCGCACCAGGGAAAAGGTTGGGAAAGATTTACAGATGCTGTTATCAAGGCCATCAGCGATAATTTGAAGGATGTCGTTTTCCTGCTCTGGGGCAACTATGCTCAGGCTAAAGAAGCAATCATTGACACTTCAAAACACCATATTCTCAAATCGCCCCATCCATCCCCCCTATCCGCTTCGCGGGGATTTTTTGGATGTAAGCATTTTAGCAAGACAAATATCTTGCTTACAAATGCTGGCAAACATGCTATTGACTGGAGTCTTTGA
- a CDS encoding T9SS type A sorting domain-containing protein: MKNKKLLLNLLAVITGITVLTLSATGTFNSQSAFSDAPNGEGYEDAIAYLASLKNNQHTGTIDPADIIQAEQASLKSGGLGLGIEWVSAGPDNFAGRTRALLYDNRDAEGNTLYAASTSGGLWRSTTGGILWEPIPGTENIMNVTTMAQDPNGKIYVGTGETFNVFRFAAYPGFMGSGIFKSDDGIAFNQLQATQPAANDTASDWAYISRIAINPTNPQILYAATFSGLKYSSNGGESWIIATDTDGNPLPANAMDVRIGSDGITVASLNGFVYISNNGDPGNFVNSSTGAVGMLPFASISRVEVAVAPSDPNYIYAVVVRGIPSIGQLENVYLSIDRGATWRVVGPGGSVFFNVFGTDNVGIYANATSVHPTNPNIIFVGGKNLWQGTKIQEDGYYEWKVKAGIAETPWFINSNHHVYAFKHNDPNTMLIGTDRGIFRSSDGLVIFNNLNKNYITAQSYSVAFNSGKRILTGTQSNGVLFISEAGNTDKHAIRIDENLALNGGNVAMSVINQNALIWSTAIPTSSVAADVPLYRSDDLGATVSLHAFSPVPTTIRNFIPSMLFWENTNYAESRDSVTYYATEDLSAGTEVWIRSANSRYPFKYTLPVALANEDSIRVKDIVASRLFYGLQRTNSVHEVYMTNNALRFSSAAQWNKILVPTGNPQSLAISRDGNYLWVGTKNGKLYRLGNLHGAYNASTASVDSVNYAINVLLIEDFANRAITSIAVDPQNADHVIITLGNYGNDAYVYRSTNALSATPAFTSVQANLPKMPVYSALIEMNDPNVVILGTDRGIWTTANIGSPSWEKESGEMGDVAVFQIKQQLMNNPSITVPIDEINSETFPGVDNYGKIYAATFGRGIYKTTRFVGIGSSPETEKLIQNRLNIYPNPASQTMFVGFNSTDNSPVEISITDLSGRSIQQQSFGPLVQGQHNLQLDISKLKSGIYLVQLKNGEHTLSNKLIVR; the protein is encoded by the coding sequence ATGAAAAACAAAAAATTACTTTTAAATTTATTAGCGGTAATAACCGGCATCACTGTCTTAACATTAAGCGCCACCGGCACTTTCAATTCACAATCTGCTTTTTCTGATGCCCCCAATGGCGAAGGTTATGAGGATGCAATAGCTTATCTTGCTTCATTAAAAAATAACCAGCATACAGGAACCATTGACCCAGCCGACATAATTCAGGCTGAACAGGCAAGCTTGAAATCAGGTGGTTTAGGACTAGGTATAGAATGGGTAAGCGCCGGGCCAGATAATTTCGCAGGCCGCACCCGTGCACTTTTATACGATAATCGTGATGCCGAAGGCAATACCTTGTATGCAGCTTCAACCAGTGGCGGCCTTTGGAGGTCTACAACAGGGGGTATATTGTGGGAACCAATTCCAGGCACCGAAAACATCATGAACGTTACCACCATGGCTCAGGACCCGAATGGTAAAATTTATGTTGGAACCGGCGAAACGTTTAACGTCTTCAGATTTGCTGCATATCCTGGGTTTATGGGTAGCGGAATTTTCAAATCTGACGATGGCATAGCGTTTAATCAGCTTCAGGCTACACAGCCAGCTGCCAATGATACTGCATCCGATTGGGCTTATATAAGCCGGATAGCAATTAATCCAACCAACCCACAGATATTATATGCTGCAACTTTCTCAGGATTAAAGTACTCCAGCAATGGCGGAGAGTCGTGGATTATTGCTACTGACACTGATGGAAATCCGCTTCCGGCAAATGCAATGGATGTAAGGATTGGGTCAGATGGCATTACAGTTGCATCACTTAATGGCTTTGTATATATTTCTAACAACGGCGATCCAGGTAACTTTGTGAATTCCTCAACAGGTGCCGTTGGCATGTTACCATTTGCCAGCATCAGCCGTGTTGAGGTTGCGGTTGCCCCGAGTGATCCAAATTATATTTATGCTGTCGTAGTTCGTGGTATTCCTTCAATCGGTCAACTCGAAAACGTTTATCTTTCTATTGACCGTGGAGCCACATGGCGGGTTGTTGGGCCTGGAGGGAGTGTATTCTTTAATGTTTTTGGTACCGATAACGTAGGAATCTATGCAAATGCCACTAGCGTGCATCCAACAAACCCGAACATCATTTTTGTTGGTGGTAAAAACTTATGGCAGGGGACAAAAATTCAGGAAGATGGATATTATGAATGGAAAGTTAAAGCAGGCATTGCAGAAACTCCCTGGTTCATTAACTCCAACCATCATGTTTACGCCTTCAAGCACAACGATCCCAACACCATGCTGATTGGTACCGACAGGGGTATCTTCCGTTCATCAGATGGATTAGTTATATTTAATAACCTGAATAAAAATTACATTACTGCTCAGTCCTATTCTGTTGCGTTTAATAGCGGCAAGCGAATCCTGACAGGCACGCAATCAAATGGTGTTTTGTTTATCAGCGAGGCAGGAAATACTGACAAGCATGCAATCCGTATTGACGAAAATCTGGCATTGAACGGTGGAAATGTTGCTATGAGCGTAATCAACCAAAATGCCCTTATATGGTCAACAGCAATTCCAACATCGTCCGTCGCTGCCGATGTTCCACTTTACCGTTCAGATGACCTTGGAGCTACGGTTTCATTGCACGCTTTTTCTCCTGTTCCAACCACCATCAGGAACTTTATCCCTTCCATGCTTTTCTGGGAAAACACCAATTATGCTGAAAGCCGCGACAGCGTTACCTATTATGCAACAGAAGATCTCAGCGCCGGAACCGAAGTCTGGATCAGAAGTGCAAACAGCCGTTATCCGTTTAAATACACATTGCCCGTTGCATTAGCCAATGAAGACAGTATAAGGGTTAAGGATATTGTTGCCAGCCGGCTCTTTTATGGTTTACAACGAACCAATTCAGTGCATGAGGTATACATGACTAACAACGCTTTGCGGTTCAGCAGTGCTGCACAATGGAATAAGATACTGGTTCCAACGGGTAATCCTCAAAGCCTTGCAATATCAAGAGATGGAAATTATTTATGGGTCGGAACTAAAAATGGCAAGCTTTACAGGCTGGGTAACTTACATGGAGCATACAATGCTTCAACCGCCAGTGTTGACAGCGTAAATTACGCCATCAATGTTTTGCTGATTGAAGATTTTGCAAACCGTGCCATCACCTCCATCGCTGTTGATCCACAAAATGCTGATCACGTAATCATAACCCTTGGCAACTATGGCAACGACGCCTATGTTTACCGCTCAACCAATGCACTATCAGCTACCCCTGCCTTTACCTCAGTGCAGGCTAATTTGCCTAAAATGCCGGTTTATTCCGCGCTCATTGAAATGAACGACCCGAACGTGGTTATACTTGGAACCGATCGGGGAATCTGGACAACTGCAAATATTGGCAGTCCATCATGGGAAAAAGAATCCGGAGAAATGGGTGACGTTGCTGTTTTCCAGATCAAGCAACAGCTGATGAATAACCCATCCATTACTGTTCCAATTGATGAGATCAATTCCGAGACTTTCCCCGGGGTTGATAATTACGGAAAAATTTATGCTGCTACTTTTGGCCGCGGTATATATAAAACAACTCGTTTTGTGGGTATTGGCTCCTCTCCGGAAACTGAAAAATTAATCCAGAACCGCCTTAACATCTACCCCAATCCAGCCAGCCAGACAATGTTTGTTGGTTTCAACAGTACTGACAATTCTCCTGTTGAAATAAGTATCACTGACCTGAGCGGACGCAGCATCCAACAGCAGAGCTTTGGGCCTCTCGTTCAGGGTCAGCATAATCTGCAATTGGATATCAGCAAGTTGAAGTCAGGCATATACCTTGTTCAATTAAAGAATGGTGAACATACATTAAGCAATAAACTTATTGTCAGATAG
- a CDS encoding AAA family ATPase has protein sequence MTDINISELNERIRQESSFVDLINIEMHKMIVGQKHMLERLMIALLADGHILLEGVPGLAKTMAVTSLAGAIQAKFSRIQFTPDLLPADLIGTMIYSQKNEEFVVRKGPVFANFVLADEINRAPAKVQSALLEAMQERQVTIGDHTFKLDEPFLVLATQNPIEQEGTYPLPEAQVDRFMLKVVITYPSKEEEKLILRQRITNVIPSNQAILKPADILKARALVREVYLDEKIENYITDIVFATRFPADYKLPKYKDMISYGGSPRASIYMALASKAYAFIKRRGYVIPEDVRAVAQDVLRHRIGLTYEAEAENISTEDIINDILNTVEVP, from the coding sequence ATGACAGACATAAATATCAGTGAACTGAATGAGCGGATCAGGCAGGAAAGTTCCTTCGTGGACCTGATCAATATTGAAATGCACAAGATGATTGTAGGGCAAAAGCATATGCTTGAGCGACTTATGATCGCATTGCTTGCCGATGGCCATATTTTGCTTGAAGGCGTTCCCGGCCTTGCTAAAACTATGGCGGTTACATCGCTTGCCGGTGCCATCCAGGCAAAATTCAGTCGTATCCAGTTTACGCCGGATCTTCTGCCAGCCGACCTCATCGGAACAATGATATATAGCCAGAAGAACGAAGAATTTGTTGTTCGTAAAGGTCCGGTTTTTGCCAACTTTGTACTGGCCGATGAAATTAACCGAGCTCCTGCCAAAGTTCAGAGCGCTTTGCTTGAGGCAATGCAGGAACGCCAGGTTACCATTGGCGATCATACATTTAAACTTGATGAGCCATTCCTGGTTCTGGCCACCCAGAATCCTATTGAACAGGAAGGAACCTATCCTCTGCCAGAAGCCCAGGTTGACCGTTTCATGCTCAAAGTAGTTATTACCTATCCAAGCAAGGAAGAAGAGAAATTGATCTTGAGGCAACGCATTACCAATGTTATCCCTTCGAACCAGGCAATACTCAAGCCGGCTGATATCCTCAAGGCAAGGGCATTGGTGCGCGAAGTTTATCTCGATGAAAAGATTGAAAACTATATTACCGATATTGTTTTTGCGACCCGTTTTCCAGCTGATTATAAACTTCCGAAATATAAGGACATGATTAGCTATGGTGGTTCGCCCAGGGCCAGTATTTACATGGCGCTGGCTTCCAAAGCCTATGCTTTTATAAAGAGACGTGGCTATGTAATTCCTGAAGATGTAAGGGCTGTGGCACAGGATGTATTGCGGCATCGCATTGGCTTGACCTATGAGGCTGAAGCTGAAAATATTTCAACTGAGGATATCATCAATGATATTCTGAATACGGTTGAAGTACCGTGA
- a CDS encoding DUF58 domain-containing protein, with protein METSDIIKKVRQIEIKTRGLTSQIFSGQYHSAFRGKGMTFSEVRGYQYGDDIRSIDWNVTARFNHPYVKIFDEERELTVMLLVDVSGSNEFGTRKQFKEELMTEIAAVLAFSAIQNNDKVGVIFFSDRIEKFIPPKKGTTHILRIIRELVDFRPQSQLTNISEALRFLNNALKKRCIAFVLSDFIDRNFDDALRISARKHDLVALRVYDPSESELPKLGLTQLYSKETGKTVWVDTSSAVARKQYKTWWDETEKYIQNSFLRNGVDTVNLRTDRDYIKPLLTLFKSRGKRR; from the coding sequence CTGGAAACATCAGACATAATTAAAAAAGTCAGGCAGATAGAGATCAAGACCCGCGGTCTCACCAGTCAGATTTTCTCTGGCCAGTACCATAGCGCTTTTCGTGGCAAGGGGATGACTTTCAGCGAAGTGAGAGGCTACCAGTATGGTGACGATATCCGCTCAATTGACTGGAATGTTACCGCAAGGTTCAATCACCCGTATGTAAAGATTTTTGATGAAGAACGGGAGCTGACTGTGATGTTGCTGGTTGATGTTAGCGGTTCGAACGAGTTTGGAACCCGCAAGCAGTTCAAGGAAGAATTAATGACCGAAATTGCTGCAGTGCTTGCATTTTCAGCTATCCAGAACAATGATAAAGTGGGTGTGATATTTTTTAGCGATCGCATTGAAAAATTTATTCCGCCCAAGAAAGGCACTACACATATCCTGCGCATCATTCGCGAATTGGTTGATTTCAGGCCGCAAAGTCAGCTCACCAACATTTCGGAAGCCTTGCGGTTCCTAAACAATGCCTTGAAAAAGCGTTGCATCGCTTTCGTGCTTTCTGATTTTATTGACCGCAATTTTGATGACGCTCTCAGGATTTCAGCCCGGAAGCACGACCTGGTTGCCTTGCGCGTTTATGACCCAAGCGAGTCGGAACTCCCAAAATTAGGTTTGACCCAGTTGTACAGCAAAGAAACCGGCAAAACAGTTTGGGTGGATACTTCGTCAGCGGTAGCCCGCAAACAATACAAAACATGGTGGGATGAAACCGAAAAGTACATTCAGAATTCATTTTTACGAAATGGGGTTGATACTGTAAATCTCAGAACCGACAGGGATTACATCAAGCCCTTGCTTACATTGTTCAAGAGTCGCGGAAAGAGAAGGTAA
- a CDS encoding VWA domain-containing protein, which yields MDFARPELLYLLLIIPVMLAWYIYKYSKSQPTLQVSSIEPFNKQPGSLRLWLTHLMFLLRILAVALLILAIARPQSSLRRQDVTVEGIDIMIALDISGSMLAEDFKPNRIEASKDLAIEFIQNRPNDRLGLVVFSGESFTQCPLTIDHAVLINLFRDVSSGMIQDGTAIGDGLAIAVDRLRNSKAVSKVAILITDGVNNMGSVDPLTAAEMAKLYGIRVYSIGVGSMGMAPFPVQTPFGKRHQMVEVKIDEDLLKEVSGMTDAKYFRATSNERLKLIYEEIDELERTKIDVTEYKRRVDEFRPLALLALILLLIEMVLRYTVFRTLP from the coding sequence ATTGATTTTGCACGGCCTGAGTTGCTGTACCTGCTGCTTATCATTCCGGTGATGCTTGCATGGTATATTTATAAATATTCAAAGAGCCAGCCGACTTTGCAGGTTTCATCCATTGAACCCTTTAACAAGCAACCAGGTTCGCTGCGCCTGTGGCTCACACATCTGATGTTTTTATTGCGGATTCTTGCAGTGGCTTTGCTCATTCTGGCCATTGCACGCCCGCAGTCAAGTTTGCGGCGTCAGGATGTAACAGTTGAAGGCATTGATATAATGATTGCTTTGGATATTTCGGGCAGTATGCTGGCTGAGGATTTTAAGCCAAATCGGATAGAAGCATCCAAAGACCTCGCGATTGAGTTCATACAAAACAGGCCCAACGACAGGCTGGGATTGGTGGTGTTTTCAGGTGAGAGTTTTACACAATGTCCGCTCACCATTGACCATGCGGTATTGATCAATCTTTTCAGGGATGTAAGTTCAGGTATGATCCAGGACGGAACAGCAATCGGTGATGGACTGGCAATTGCAGTTGACCGGCTCCGAAACAGCAAGGCCGTTAGCAAAGTGGCCATCTTAATCACAGATGGGGTCAATAATATGGGCTCTGTTGATCCGCTTACTGCTGCTGAAATGGCGAAACTGTATGGCATCAGGGTCTATTCCATAGGAGTTGGCAGTATGGGTATGGCGCCTTTCCCGGTTCAGACACCTTTTGGCAAAAGGCATCAGATGGTGGAAGTGAAGATTGATGAAGACCTGCTGAAGGAAGTATCGGGCATGACGGATGCTAAGTACTTCAGGGCAACCTCCAACGAAAGACTTAAATTAATTTATGAGGAAATTGATGAGCTTGAAAGAACTAAAATTGATGTAACAGAATATAAAAGGAGAGTTGATGAGTTCAGGCCGCTTGCTTTACTGGCGCTTATACTCCTGCTCATTGAAATGGTATTGAGGTACACGGTTTTCAGAACTCTTCCATAG
- a CDS encoding VWA domain-containing protein: protein MIRFENIEFLNYLWVIPALVVLFLLFLRWKRITLKKYGDFKVISRLIPDRSIFRHWFKFALLAFAVAFLVIGIANPQIGSQLEKEERKGVDIIIALDVSNSMMAEDIKPSRIERARQAVSRFIDRISDDRIGLIAFAGKAFPLLPLTDDYAAAKMFLANASTDIVSEQGTSISDAIDLSIRSFPQGPQGKALVIITDGEDHEGEVLAKVEEAVSKGIVIHTIGIGSTQGVPIPQYRNNVRVGFRTSRDGQTVITRLNESMLQQIAAAGQGSYVRATNAQFGLSRIFEEINNMEKGEFQGKVFAEYEGRYYYFLYLALLLLLLEQIIFERSNRWLRNLGRLIPILLLLLSFDAQAQSENQNIRRGNKNFENEKFQNAELDYRKALEKNENSFRGNFNLGNSVYRQENYEEAANAFQRAIVNQTDKNERSKAFYNFGNSMLMNQQIPESIEAYKNALRLNPDDEDARHNLAYAQQLLQQQQEQQQQQQEEGDDKDDNQDQKNDQQQEQQQDEDQEQDDQQEPGEQQQKESGQPQQISRQEAERMLQALKEDEEKTMEKIKEQRFRQQKVGVEKDW, encoded by the coding sequence ATGATCCGTTTTGAAAACATAGAATTTCTGAATTACTTGTGGGTGATACCCGCACTGGTTGTACTTTTCCTTTTGTTCTTACGGTGGAAGCGCATCACTTTAAAGAAATACGGTGATTTCAAAGTAATCTCCAGGCTGATTCCCGACAGATCAATATTCAGGCATTGGTTCAAATTTGCCTTGCTTGCCTTTGCCGTCGCGTTCCTGGTTATCGGTATTGCGAACCCCCAGATCGGATCGCAATTGGAGAAAGAAGAGCGCAAAGGTGTTGATATAATCATTGCGCTGGATGTATCGAATAGTATGATGGCCGAAGATATTAAGCCCAGCAGGATTGAACGGGCCAGGCAAGCTGTGTCGCGTTTTATTGATCGCATCAGCGACGATCGCATTGGCCTGATTGCTTTTGCCGGAAAAGCATTTCCGCTTTTACCGCTCACCGATGATTACGCAGCCGCCAAAATGTTTTTGGCCAATGCCAGCACTGATATAGTATCAGAACAAGGCACTTCGATCTCTGATGCCATTGACCTATCTATCCGTTCATTTCCGCAGGGACCACAAGGCAAAGCATTGGTGATCATTACCGATGGAGAAGATCATGAAGGCGAAGTGCTTGCAAAAGTTGAAGAAGCAGTGAGTAAAGGAATTGTAATACATACCATCGGAATCGGCTCAACTCAGGGGGTTCCCATACCGCAATACCGTAACAATGTGCGGGTAGGCTTTCGGACATCACGTGATGGACAAACTGTTATTACACGCTTGAATGAGTCAATGCTACAGCAAATAGCTGCAGCCGGACAAGGATCTTATGTGAGGGCAACCAACGCGCAGTTCGGCCTTTCACGCATTTTTGAAGAAATCAATAATATGGAAAAAGGCGAATTTCAAGGAAAAGTGTTTGCAGAGTACGAGGGCAGGTATTATTACTTTCTCTATCTTGCCTTATTACTGCTATTGCTTGAACAAATAATATTTGAACGCAGCAACAGGTGGTTGCGCAACCTTGGCCGTTTGATCCCGATCTTGCTTCTTCTGCTTAGTTTTGATGCACAAGCGCAAAGCGAAAATCAAAATATTAGAAGGGGAAATAAGAATTTTGAAAATGAAAAGTTTCAGAATGCTGAATTGGATTATCGCAAAGCCCTGGAAAAGAATGAAAACTCATTTCGCGGAAATTTCAATCTCGGCAACTCTGTTTACCGGCAGGAGAATTACGAAGAAGCGGCCAATGCATTTCAGCGGGCTATTGTGAACCAAACGGATAAAAATGAGCGCTCCAAAGCTTTTTATAATTTTGGCAATTCCATGTTGATGAATCAGCAAATACCTGAAAGTATTGAAGCCTATAAAAATGCGTTGCGGTTAAACCCTGACGATGAAGATGCAAGGCATAACCTGGCTTACGCTCAACAACTGCTTCAGCAACAGCAGGAGCAACAGCAACAACAGCAAGAGGAGGGAGATGATAAAGACGACAATCAGGATCAGAAAAATGACCAGCAGCAGGAACAGCAACAAGATGAGGACCAGGAACAGGATGATCAGCAAGAGCCAGGTGAGCAGCAGCAAAAGGAATCCGGACAACCTCAGCAAATTTCACGACAGGAAGCCGAGCGAATGCTGCAGGCGCTGAAAGAGGATGAAGAAAAAACGATGGAAAAGATAAAGGAGCAAAGGTTCAGACAGCAAAAAGTTGGAGTGGAAAAAGATTGGTAG
- a CDS encoding protein BatD, with protein sequence MMKLRFYITLFLIIILLPAMLVAQNVSFTASAPAEVQAGQQFRLVYSINAEADNFTPPEFTDLAVLGGPNQSSSSSIQIINNQVTRTTTFTFTYTLAATREGSFTIPAAKVRSGGKQYSSNPVTIKVRAASSSQPGTQSPQGSQTLGAISNKDVFLRASVDKSDPYMGEQIILTYRLYTRIPVSNYHIEQSPAQSGFWAEELLQDQTKLLQYTDVVDGQQYTVAEIRKVALFPQRSGKLSIDPLGVEIVARVQQQGQRRRTGDPFFDNFFDDPFFASRYQNVNHTLRSNAINIDVKPLPVQGRPAEFSGAVGDFSMRATIDKTEVAANEPINLKVVVSGKGNVRLIDKVNFQFPPSFELYEPKINSDVKTTQAGVSGSRTLDYLIIPRSAGNFTIKPAAFSYFHPVRGEYITLNTPEFAFNIARGEGSDPAIGPGSGDQQAVQYIASDIRFIKQWPFRITTIGSHFFGSPKFYVLYLIPFVLFGLFLFLLRNHIKNSRDIARVKNRRATGIARKRLKQAAEFLKLRMSEKFFNELSQALWGYLSDKFNIPLSGLSLETVRERLEGRSVNAEFINDFIEVLEQCEYARFAPGDKTQAMDQLYEKALTLITTIEKELR encoded by the coding sequence ATGATGAAGCTGAGATTTTACATAACATTATTCCTTATTATTATTCTGCTTCCCGCAATGCTGGTGGCCCAGAATGTCAGCTTTACTGCCTCGGCACCTGCGGAGGTTCAGGCTGGGCAGCAATTCAGGCTGGTTTACTCAATCAATGCTGAGGCTGATAACTTTACACCACCTGAATTTACTGATCTTGCTGTCCTTGGCGGTCCAAACCAATCGTCAAGTTCAAGCATACAGATCATCAACAACCAGGTAACACGTACAACTACTTTCACCTTTACATACACACTGGCAGCCACCAGGGAAGGCAGTTTTACCATTCCGGCGGCAAAAGTCAGGTCAGGTGGAAAGCAATATAGTTCCAACCCGGTTACAATTAAGGTCAGAGCGGCATCTTCGTCGCAACCGGGCACCCAATCACCTCAGGGTTCGCAAACCCTAGGTGCTATCAGCAACAAAGATGTTTTCCTCAGGGCCAGTGTTGATAAGTCCGACCCATACATGGGCGAACAGATTATTCTTACTTACCGCCTCTACACCCGGATTCCGGTTTCAAATTATCATATCGAGCAATCGCCTGCCCAGTCGGGTTTTTGGGCCGAAGAGCTTTTACAGGATCAGACAAAGTTGCTGCAATATACTGATGTGGTTGATGGCCAGCAATACACGGTGGCAGAGATCAGGAAAGTGGCGCTGTTTCCTCAACGTTCCGGGAAACTAAGCATTGATCCTCTGGGTGTTGAAATTGTAGCCCGTGTTCAGCAGCAAGGTCAGCGACGCAGGACGGGAGATCCATTTTTCGATAACTTTTTTGATGACCCGTTCTTTGCTTCACGCTACCAGAATGTTAACCACACTTTGCGATCGAACGCCATAAATATTGATGTTAAACCGCTTCCGGTGCAAGGAAGGCCTGCTGAATTCAGCGGCGCTGTCGGCGATTTCAGCATGCGTGCAACGATTGATAAAACAGAAGTGGCTGCCAACGAACCCATTAACCTGAAAGTTGTTGTTAGCGGTAAAGGCAATGTAAGATTGATTGATAAAGTGAACTTCCAGTTCCCGCCATCTTTTGAGTTGTACGAACCAAAAATTAATTCTGATGTAAAAACAACGCAAGCCGGGGTTTCAGGTTCAAGAACCCTCGATTACCTTATAATTCCAAGATCGGCGGGGAATTTTACCATCAAACCGGCTGCGTTCAGTTATTTCCATCCTGTGCGAGGCGAATATATTACCCTGAACACGCCAGAGTTTGCCTTTAATATTGCACGCGGCGAAGGCTCTGACCCGGCAATCGGTCCAGGCAGCGGCGACCAGCAGGCAGTGCAGTACATCGCTTCCGACATCCGGTTCATCAAGCAGTGGCCGTTCAGGATCACTACCATTGGGTCGCACTTTTTTGGTTCACCAAAGTTTTATGTGCTTTATCTCATACCCTTTGTTCTGTTTGGGTTGTTCCTGTTTCTGCTTCGCAATCATATCAAAAATAGCCGCGATATCGCCAGGGTTAAGAACCGTCGTGCCACAGGCATTGCACGCAAGAGACTGAAACAAGCTGCTGAGTTTCTGAAATTGCGAATGAGCGAAAAGTTTTTCAACGAACTTTCGCAAGCATTATGGGGTTATCTGAGCGACAAATTCAATATCCCGCTTTCCGGCTTATCTCTTGAAACCGTTAGGGAGCGACTTGAGGGAAGGTCAGTAAATGCTGAGTTTATCAATGATTTTATTGAGGTACTTGAACAATGCGAATATGCACGTTTCGCGCCCGGCGATAAAACCCAGGCTATGGATCAGTTATATGAAAAAGCCCTCACCCTGATCACAACTATCGAAAAAGAACTCCGATGA